The following coding sequences are from one Dromaius novaehollandiae isolate bDroNov1 chromosome 24, bDroNov1.hap1, whole genome shotgun sequence window:
- the WNT4 gene encoding protein Wnt-4 — MSPEYFLRSLLLIILATFSANASNWLYLAKLSSVGSISEEETCEKLKGLIQRQVQMCKRNLEVMDSVRRGAQLAIEECQYQFRNRRWNCSTLDTLPVFGKVVTQGTREAAFVYAISSAGVAFAVTRACSSGELDKCGCDRTVQGGSPQGFQWSGCSDNIAYGVAFSQSFVDVRERSKGASSNRALMNLHNNEAGRKAILNNMRVECKCHGVSGSCEFKTCWKAMPPFRKVGNVLKEKFDGATEVEQSEIGSTKVLVPKNSQFKPHTDEDLVYLDSSPDFCDHDLKNGVLGTSGRQCNKTSKAIDGCELMCCGRGFHTDEVEVVERCSCKFHWCCSVKCKPCHRVVEIHTCR; from the exons GTACCTGGCCAAGCTGTCGTCGGTGGGGAGCATCTCCGAGGAGGAGACCTGCGAGAAGCTGAAGGGCTTGATCCAGCGCCAGGTGCAGATGTGCAAGAGAAACCTGGAGGTGATGGACTCGGTGCGGCGTGGCGCCCAGCTGGCCATCGAGGAGTGCCAGTACCAATTCCGCAACCGCCGCTGGAACTGCTCCACGCTGGACACACTGCCCGTTTTCGGGAAGGTCGTGACGCAAG GGACGCGGGAGGCAGCATTCGTCTATGCCATCTCTTCAGCGGGGGTGGCCTTCGCGGTGACCCGAGCCTGCAGCAGCGGCGAGCTGGACAAGTGCGGATGCGACCGCACGGTGCAAGGGGGCAGCCCGCAGG GCTTCCAGTGGTCAGGCTGCTCCGATAACATCGCCTACGGCGTGGCCTTCTCGCAGTCCTTCGTCGACGTCCGGGAGAGGAGCAAAGGGGCCTCTTCCAACAGAGCGTTAATGAACCTCCACAACAACGAGGCGGGGAGGAAG GCGATCCTGAACAACATGCGGGTGGAGTGCAAGTGTCACGGCGTGTCGGGCTCGTGCGAGTTCAAGACATGCTGGAAGGCCATGCCCCCCTTCCGCAAAGTGGGCAACGTGCTGAAGGAGAAATTCGACGGCGCCACGGAGGTCGAGCAGAGCGAGATCGGCTCCACCAAGGTGCTGGTGCCGAAAAACTCCCAGTTCAAACCACACACAGACGAGGACCTTGTCTACCTGGACTCCAGTCCTGACTTCTGCGACCACGACCTCAAGAACGGGGTGCTGGGCACCAGCGGCCGGCAGTGCAACAAGACCTCCAAGGCCATCGACGGCTGCGAGCTCATGTGCTGCGGCAGGGGCTTTCACACGGACGAGGTGGAGGTGGTGGAAAGGTGCAGCTGCAAGTTTCACTGGTGCTGCTCCGTCAAGTGCAAACCCTGCCATCGGGTGGTGGAAATCCACACGTGCCGGTGA